The segment GGGACGCGCCGGGTCGATGGGGCCGGCCCAGGCGAAGCGGATCCGCTCGAGGCCGGCGTCGTGCATCGCGCGCAGCTCATGCTCGGCGATGTCGGCGCGCATGTTGCGCGCGTACGTCTCGACCAACCGTAGCGCCAGGGCCCGCTGCTCGGACGTCATGTCGCCCAGTCCGATGCCGGCCGGCTCCTTGAGACGCTCGAGCCGTCCCGGGCCGCTCACGACGTCACCGAGCGAGCTCGTCGCGATCACCAGTCGGGGCTGGTG is part of the Candidatus Methylomirabilota bacterium genome and harbors:
- a CDS encoding DUF3500 domain-containing protein; protein product: HQPRLVIATSSLGDVVSGPGRLERLKEPAGIGLGDMTSEQRALALRLVETYARNMRADIAEHELRAMHDAGLERIRFAWAGPIDPARPHYYRLHGPTVLVEYDNTQNDANHIHSVWHDPRNNFGADLLRAHYLTGHRHG